Proteins from one Thermobifida alba genomic window:
- a CDS encoding glucose 1-dehydrogenase yields the protein MTQRLTGRVAAVTGGASGIGEATARRFHAEGASVVIADIQDDAGRALAAELGERALFVRTDVSREEDVAALVDTAVDRFGQLDVMFNNAGIMGALGPIDATRMSDADLTIAVNLRGVICGMKHAARVMKPRRSGVILSTSSPAGVLGGIGPHIYSAVKAAVIGLSNSVAAELRQHGIRVNTIIPGAVVSPMTAGVVADDATDLAGAEEALGRTALMGRPIQPADVAAGALYLASDDAAFVTGVVLPVDAGLTGASRPSPYTSGRYATPVALLEAGRRIGTES from the coding sequence ATGACCCAACGCCTGACCGGGCGCGTCGCGGCCGTCACCGGCGGCGCCAGCGGAATCGGCGAGGCCACCGCGCGGCGCTTCCACGCCGAGGGGGCCAGCGTCGTGATCGCCGACATCCAGGACGACGCCGGCCGCGCCCTGGCCGCGGAGCTGGGCGAGCGCGCACTGTTCGTGCGCACCGACGTCAGCCGCGAGGAGGACGTCGCCGCGCTCGTCGACACCGCGGTCGACCGCTTCGGCCAACTCGACGTGATGTTCAACAACGCCGGGATCATGGGCGCGCTCGGCCCCATCGACGCCACCCGGATGAGCGACGCCGACCTCACCATCGCGGTGAACCTGCGCGGCGTCATCTGCGGGATGAAGCACGCCGCCCGGGTCATGAAGCCCCGGCGCAGCGGCGTCATCCTGTCCACCTCCAGCCCCGCGGGCGTGCTGGGCGGCATCGGACCGCACATCTACAGCGCCGTCAAGGCCGCGGTCATCGGCCTGTCCAACTCGGTCGCGGCCGAACTGCGCCAGCACGGCATCCGCGTCAACACGATCATCCCCGGGGCCGTGGTCTCCCCCATGACCGCGGGGGTCGTCGCCGACGACGCGACCGACCTCGCCGGAGCCGAGGAGGCGCTGGGCCGCACCGCCCTCATGGGGCGCCCCATCCAGCCCGCCGACGTCGCGGCCGGAGCCCTCTACCTGGCCAGTGACGACGCCGCCTTCGTCACCGGCGTCGTGCTGCCGGTGGACGCCGGACTGACCGGGGCGAGCCGGCCCTCCCCCTACACCTCGGGCCGCTACGCCACCCCCGTCGCCCTGCTGGAGGCCGGGCGGCGCATCGGAACGGAGAGCTGA